A genome region from Schaalia sp. 19OD2882 includes the following:
- a CDS encoding prolyl oligopeptidase family protein — translation MTQHFHTPSSYPAAGPGVAPPSSEGGCKTDDKHDPAQAWSKNHPAPAWLDEVDGRRAADWVRERNAETTAELESARRRDLERRILEVLQCPDRIPHVVVRGQWAYNFWTDAEHPRGLWRRQPVEDHLAHSDQWEVLVDVDALSRSQGRSLVWHGAQVLRPDLDRALVDLSEAGQDADETREFDLVTKQFLPAADPSAFSRPAARGGLGWIDRDHVWVSTDLGPGTTSSSGHPLQARIAVRGQALEDARVVVEGAPDDLGVFVGHDPTPGFERSVVRVAHDFLHSTTYLLSDPLDPEARPVALEVPTDASVSPWRRWLLVHPREDWEVSPGHVHRAGTLVAFDLEDFLEGGRIGQELFTPDAHTSLAGWSATRAHLVLTLTRDVVTHLVTCTPPESASEGATGAGRTASTGEDGANAATADLAGRWTCKDLTLPDLPDLDIPPLVTISARPVDPWAGNRLWLTVSGWTTPTTLLLLDLDAQSAQVSGARIIHRAPTLFDATGVEVSQHFATSTDGTRVPYFRVGRPGAVNAPTVLHAYGGFGHTLVPGYAATVGRALLEHGGTWVVANVRGGGEYGPAWHEAARGPTRKERSYEDVEAVARDLVATGVTTPSRLGVEGGSNGGLMAANMYVRCPDLFGAVVSQAPLIDMGRYHTLSAGSSWMAEYGDPDDPDQWEHMRRWSPMHLWDPGRSYPPILLTASTRDDRVHPAHARCFVHVLREGLTDALYVENVEGGHSGAADAPQQAWMSSLVWEFFWCTLT, via the coding sequence ATGACGCAGCACTTCCACACTCCGTCCTCGTACCCGGCGGCCGGCCCCGGTGTGGCGCCTCCCTCGTCGGAGGGCGGGTGCAAGACCGACGACAAGCACGACCCGGCCCAAGCGTGGTCGAAGAACCACCCGGCCCCCGCCTGGCTTGACGAGGTCGACGGGCGACGCGCAGCGGACTGGGTGCGTGAACGCAATGCGGAGACCACTGCGGAACTGGAATCTGCGCGCCGTCGTGACCTGGAGCGGCGCATTCTGGAGGTGCTCCAGTGCCCCGACCGCATCCCCCATGTGGTCGTACGCGGGCAGTGGGCCTACAACTTCTGGACCGATGCGGAGCATCCGCGGGGCCTGTGGCGGCGCCAACCCGTGGAGGACCACTTGGCGCACAGCGACCAGTGGGAGGTCCTGGTCGACGTGGACGCCCTGTCACGCAGCCAAGGGCGGTCACTGGTGTGGCACGGCGCGCAGGTTCTGCGGCCCGACCTGGACCGGGCTCTTGTGGACCTGTCGGAGGCCGGGCAGGATGCGGATGAGACCCGCGAATTCGACCTGGTGACGAAGCAGTTCCTTCCTGCAGCCGACCCCTCCGCCTTCTCCCGGCCGGCGGCGCGCGGCGGGCTCGGGTGGATCGACCGCGACCACGTGTGGGTGAGCACGGACCTGGGGCCGGGCACGACCTCGTCCTCGGGACACCCCTTGCAGGCGCGGATCGCAGTGCGCGGGCAGGCCCTGGAGGATGCACGCGTGGTCGTCGAAGGGGCGCCGGATGACCTCGGGGTCTTCGTCGGACACGACCCCACCCCGGGTTTCGAGCGTTCCGTGGTGCGGGTCGCCCACGACTTCCTGCACTCCACCACCTACCTGCTGTCCGACCCGTTGGATCCCGAGGCCCGCCCGGTGGCCCTGGAGGTGCCCACGGATGCCTCGGTCAGCCCATGGCGCAGGTGGCTGCTGGTCCACCCGCGTGAGGACTGGGAGGTTTCGCCCGGACACGTCCACCGCGCAGGAACACTGGTCGCCTTCGACCTGGAAGACTTCCTGGAGGGAGGCCGCATCGGGCAGGAGCTCTTCACCCCCGACGCGCACACGAGCCTGGCCGGGTGGAGCGCCACGCGCGCTCACCTCGTCCTCACCCTCACGCGCGACGTGGTCACCCACCTGGTCACCTGCACTCCTCCGGAGAGTGCGTCCGAAGGGGCCACGGGTGCCGGAAGGACCGCGAGCACCGGCGAGGACGGCGCGAATGCAGCCACTGCCGACCTGGCCGGGCGGTGGACCTGCAAGGACCTCACCCTGCCGGACCTGCCGGACCTGGACATTCCTCCCTTGGTGACCATCTCGGCCAGACCGGTGGACCCTTGGGCCGGGAACCGGCTGTGGCTCACGGTGTCGGGATGGACCACACCCACCACATTGTTGCTTCTCGACCTGGACGCGCAGTCGGCGCAGGTCAGCGGTGCCCGGATCATCCACCGGGCGCCGACCCTCTTCGACGCCACCGGAGTCGAGGTTTCGCAGCACTTCGCCACCTCGACCGACGGCACCCGGGTCCCCTACTTCCGGGTCGGGCGCCCCGGAGCGGTCAATGCGCCGACGGTGCTGCACGCCTACGGCGGCTTCGGACACACCTTGGTCCCCGGCTATGCGGCAACCGTCGGGCGGGCCCTGCTCGAACACGGGGGAACGTGGGTGGTGGCCAATGTGCGCGGCGGCGGAGAGTACGGGCCCGCCTGGCACGAGGCCGCCCGCGGCCCAACCCGGAAGGAACGCTCCTACGAGGACGTGGAGGCCGTCGCCCGCGACCTCGTGGCCACAGGGGTCACCACCCCCTCGCGCCTGGGGGTCGAGGGCGGGTCGAATGGTGGTCTCATGGCCGCCAACATGTACGTGCGCTGCCCGGACCTCTTCGGCGCCGTCGTCAGCCAGGCACCACTGATCGACATGGGGCGCTACCACACGCTGTCGGCGGGATCGTCGTGGATGGCCGAATACGGCGACCCGGACGATCCGGACCAGTGGGAGCACATGCGCCGCTGGTCTCCGATGCACCTGTGGGACCCCGGGCGCTCGTACCCGCCGATCCTCCTGACCGCCTCAACCCGGGACGACCGGGTGCACCCCGCCCACGCGCGCTGTTTCGTCCACGTCCTGCGTGAAGGATTGACCGACGCCCTCTACGTGGAAAACGTCGAGGGCGGGCACTCGGGCGCAGCCGACGCCCCGCAACAGGCGTGGATGTCGTCGCTGGTGTGGGAGTTCTTCTGGTGCACTCTCACCTGA
- a CDS encoding CapA family protein: protein MARVRTTTTALLLATCLALATACSQVAGGDMSASDGKAVSPRSPGEHPRPQGGPSGPTALRARTFSVVMSGDLLWHTDVIAAAEAEARRTGAGPYDFRHLFQDMAPLIGDADVAICHEEVPFAPDGEDVTGYPVFGAPQQVADAVADTGWDLCTTSSNHSLDRGWEGLATTLRELDRVGVAHTGTFRSPEERARPTIVTTENGVKVAVVSGTYGTNGIPLPEGREWSVALLDQADLLARARAARQAGADVVLVAVHAGQEYEMMPDEQQISLSRALTASPDVDLVYGHHVHVVQPWERINGKWVVHGLGNMVANHETSRPRAYEGVTARFEFTEKADGRFEVTKAQYVPTMVTVWWNPGDDLRVWPVVKALATGQGEGPRLEEARARVSEAVHALGENGMEER, encoded by the coding sequence ATGGCACGCGTGAGAACCACGACCACCGCCCTGCTCCTGGCAACCTGTCTGGCGCTGGCCACCGCATGTTCCCAAGTGGCCGGCGGCGACATGTCGGCTTCGGACGGCAAGGCGGTCTCGCCCCGCTCCCCGGGAGAACACCCCCGGCCGCAGGGCGGCCCCTCCGGGCCCACGGCACTCCGAGCGCGCACATTCTCCGTCGTCATGAGCGGCGACCTGCTGTGGCACACGGACGTCATTGCTGCAGCCGAGGCCGAGGCGCGCCGCACCGGCGCGGGCCCCTACGACTTCCGCCACCTCTTCCAGGACATGGCGCCCCTGATCGGAGACGCCGACGTGGCAATCTGCCACGAAGAGGTGCCTTTCGCCCCCGACGGTGAGGACGTCACCGGCTACCCCGTCTTCGGCGCACCCCAGCAGGTGGCCGACGCGGTGGCGGACACCGGCTGGGACCTGTGCACGACCTCGTCGAACCACTCCCTGGACCGCGGGTGGGAGGGCCTTGCCACCACCTTGCGAGAACTCGACCGGGTCGGTGTCGCGCACACCGGCACCTTCCGCTCGCCCGAGGAGCGCGCTCGACCGACGATCGTCACCACGGAGAATGGGGTCAAGGTCGCGGTGGTCTCGGGAACGTACGGGACGAACGGCATCCCCCTGCCCGAAGGGCGCGAGTGGTCGGTGGCGCTGCTGGACCAGGCCGACCTGCTGGCTCGCGCCCGGGCGGCGCGCCAGGCCGGGGCAGACGTGGTCCTGGTCGCGGTACATGCGGGCCAGGAGTACGAGATGATGCCGGACGAGCAGCAGATCAGCCTGTCACGTGCGTTGACCGCGTCACCGGATGTCGACCTGGTCTACGGACACCATGTGCACGTGGTCCAGCCGTGGGAACGCATCAACGGAAAGTGGGTGGTCCACGGGCTGGGCAACATGGTGGCCAACCACGAGACCTCCCGGCCGCGTGCGTACGAGGGCGTGACGGCGCGTTTCGAGTTCACCGAGAAGGCGGATGGTCGTTTCGAGGTGACGAAGGCGCAGTACGTCCCCACAATGGTCACCGTGTGGTGGAACCCGGGTGATGACTTGCGAGTGTGGCCGGTGGTCAAGGCGCTGGCCACGGGCCAAGGCGAGGGGCCCCGCCTGGAGGAGGCCCGCGCTCGCGTGAGTGAAGCGGTCCACGCCTTGGGTGAGAACGGCATGGAGGAACGATGA
- a CDS encoding type 1 glutamine amidotransferase, with amino-acid sequence MNESTLRIGVLMPTVLGTYGDTGNAVVLRERARRRGIAAEIVMVDLDDPIPSDLDVYTLGGGEDTAQSLAAAKLRGDKGLRRGVEGGAPLLAICASLQVLGRWYRDAEGRRVAGLELLDVTTDPQGLRSIGELVTEPLVEGLTQKLTGFENHGGGTVLGPDAKPLGRVLIGTGNGVPEGTAAPQERHDGVVQGNVIATYMHGPVLARNPELADLLLRRATNTDLEPLEVPGVEALRRERLASAATPPRE; translated from the coding sequence ATGAACGAGTCGACGCTGCGCATCGGCGTGCTGATGCCCACCGTGCTGGGCACCTACGGGGACACCGGCAACGCCGTGGTGCTGCGTGAACGCGCCCGCCGCCGCGGGATCGCCGCCGAGATCGTCATGGTGGACCTGGACGACCCGATCCCCTCCGACCTGGACGTGTACACGCTGGGCGGGGGCGAGGACACCGCCCAGTCGCTGGCCGCCGCGAAGCTGCGCGGTGACAAGGGCCTTCGTCGCGGGGTCGAGGGCGGGGCCCCGCTACTGGCCATCTGTGCATCCCTGCAAGTCCTTGGGCGCTGGTACCGCGACGCCGAAGGGCGGCGCGTGGCCGGCCTGGAGCTGTTGGACGTGACCACGGACCCGCAGGGCTTGCGCTCCATCGGCGAACTGGTCACCGAACCCCTGGTCGAGGGGCTGACCCAGAAGCTCACCGGCTTCGAGAATCACGGAGGCGGCACGGTCCTGGGCCCCGACGCCAAGCCCCTGGGGCGGGTGCTCATCGGCACCGGCAACGGTGTGCCCGAAGGCACGGCCGCCCCACAGGAACGCCACGACGGCGTGGTCCAGGGCAATGTCATCGCCACCTACATGCACGGGCCGGTCCTCGCGCGAAATCCCGAGTTGGCCGACCTGCTGCTCCGCCGAGCCACCAACACGGACCTGGAGCCCCTGGAAGTCCCCGGGGTTGAGGCCCTGCGACGCGAACGCCTGGCGTCGGCGGCAACACCTCCACGCGAGTAG
- a CDS encoding MurT ligase domain-containing protein, whose protein sequence is MTSSESGASRAPATMPLRSRLAVAAGRTAAAASRALGRGSGGMIGGEVAMKVSPAVLADLAQGRRCVIVSGTNGKSTTTRMVRTALGAAGQVASNTNGDNLPSGVLTALMAHPHARMASLEVDEMHVPIVAADVRPAVFVLLNLSRDQLDRVGEIGSVEKRLRRAVTENPGSVVVANCDDPLIASAAWDAPGVVWVAAGASWGQDSVAFPRGGQVAQGPDGWFVRHGHGASGTEEGGATTDEGGAGVGDGDPRPAATHRRPEPHWWLEDVNLTPQGAPGPTATLRGPDGVSVPLALSLPGRVNLGNAAQAVAAAVALGIDPADAARAVGTVSEVAGRYSVHDVEGRKARIMLAKNPAGWQEAMTMLDPAVSQVVVGVNGQVPDGTDLSWLWDVDFELLGGVPGRRIVACGERGADLAVRLEYAGIHCDLVDLPMDALAALEPGKVEMLLNYTSLRDFKKILDQRQAKEDRR, encoded by the coding sequence ATGACGTCTTCCGAGTCCGGCGCCTCCCGCGCGCCCGCGACCATGCCCCTGCGTTCCCGTCTGGCGGTCGCCGCCGGGCGCACCGCCGCCGCCGCCTCTCGCGCCCTTGGCCGCGGCTCCGGGGGAATGATCGGCGGCGAGGTCGCCATGAAAGTGAGCCCCGCCGTCCTTGCCGACCTGGCCCAAGGCCGTCGCTGCGTCATCGTCTCGGGCACCAACGGCAAGTCGACCACCACCCGCATGGTCCGCACAGCCCTGGGCGCCGCAGGTCAGGTCGCCTCGAACACGAATGGCGACAACCTGCCCTCCGGAGTCCTCACGGCCCTCATGGCCCACCCCCATGCGCGCATGGCCTCCCTGGAGGTCGACGAGATGCATGTGCCCATCGTCGCCGCCGACGTGCGCCCCGCCGTATTCGTCCTGCTCAACCTCTCACGCGACCAGCTGGACCGTGTGGGCGAGATCGGGTCGGTGGAAAAGCGCCTGCGCCGTGCCGTCACCGAGAACCCAGGAAGCGTCGTCGTCGCGAACTGTGACGACCCGCTGATCGCCTCAGCCGCATGGGACGCCCCGGGGGTCGTGTGGGTGGCGGCCGGCGCGTCTTGGGGTCAGGACTCGGTGGCCTTCCCGCGTGGCGGACAGGTCGCTCAGGGGCCCGACGGGTGGTTCGTCCGACATGGCCACGGCGCGTCCGGCACCGAAGAAGGCGGGGCAACCACTGACGAGGGCGGGGCCGGTGTGGGCGATGGCGACCCCCGACCTGCCGCCACCCACCGCCGGCCCGAACCCCACTGGTGGCTCGAAGACGTCAACCTGACCCCGCAGGGCGCCCCCGGCCCGACAGCCACCCTGCGCGGCCCGGACGGGGTGAGTGTCCCCCTGGCCCTGTCCCTGCCCGGCCGGGTCAATTTGGGCAACGCCGCTCAGGCCGTGGCCGCCGCAGTGGCTCTGGGCATCGACCCCGCCGATGCGGCGCGCGCCGTCGGAACCGTCTCCGAGGTGGCCGGACGCTACTCCGTTCACGACGTGGAGGGCCGCAAGGCCCGCATCATGCTGGCGAAGAACCCTGCCGGATGGCAGGAGGCCATGACCATGCTGGACCCGGCAGTCAGCCAGGTCGTCGTCGGCGTGAACGGCCAAGTGCCCGACGGCACCGACTTGTCGTGGCTGTGGGACGTCGACTTCGAACTGCTGGGCGGTGTGCCGGGCCGACGGATCGTCGCCTGCGGTGAACGCGGCGCCGACCTGGCGGTGCGCCTGGAGTACGCGGGCATCCACTGTGACCTGGTCGACCTGCCCATGGACGCCCTGGCCGCCCTGGAGCCCGGCAAGGTCGAAATGCTGCTCAACTACACCTCGCTGCGGGACTTCAAGAAGATCCTCGACCAGCGTCAGGCCAAGGAGGACCGCCGATGA
- the cas2 gene encoding CRISPR-associated endonuclease Cas2 translates to MADDPMWCLVMFDLPVTTKEQRREASQFRHFVIDRGFSMVQFSVYVKYWPTGARDNGTIRALQAHLPAGGQVRVLYLTDRQWATGLRFDNTRRREEPAQPEQLLIF, encoded by the coding sequence GTGGCTGATGATCCCATGTGGTGTCTGGTCATGTTCGACCTCCCCGTGACGACGAAGGAGCAGCGACGGGAGGCGTCGCAGTTCCGGCACTTCGTGATCGATCGCGGTTTCAGCATGGTGCAGTTCAGTGTCTACGTGAAGTACTGGCCGACTGGCGCACGCGACAACGGTACGATCCGGGCGCTTCAGGCGCACCTGCCAGCAGGAGGGCAGGTGCGGGTGCTCTACCTGACTGATCGACAGTGGGCGACGGGACTGCGTTTCGACAACACGAGGCGTCGGGAGGAGCCCGCGCAGCCGGAGCAGCTCCTGATTTTCTGA
- the cas1 gene encoding type II CRISPR-associated endonuclease Cas1 — protein sequence MPNQWRVVDLTEFEGQLSTKRGVILVEAPDSEPVEVSVADIAVVMVGVKVAFDAAVVHRLSSAGVPVLFCDWRGVPEGAAYSWSSNGRVGARQRAQTGLTVPRRKNAWGRIVSAKIKGQAQVLQDLGADGCGELTALAAQVRSGDPGNLEAQAARLYWTRLMDKGQHRDPGSRAGPGWNGCLDYGYAILRGHGVRAVLAAGMLPALGIFHRGRSNGFALVDDLMEPFRPAVDDVVFRLSSDADPSDREVKRALVSAAGRAFGSDGLTVPSAFLALAQQFGQYCEGEVERLAVPHWRGPSDDMSMDAASG from the coding sequence ATGCCGAACCAGTGGAGGGTTGTCGATCTCACCGAGTTCGAGGGGCAGCTGAGTACGAAACGTGGTGTGATCCTCGTGGAGGCACCGGACAGTGAACCTGTCGAGGTTTCTGTCGCGGACATCGCTGTCGTCATGGTCGGTGTGAAGGTCGCTTTCGACGCGGCAGTCGTGCATCGCCTGTCATCCGCTGGTGTTCCAGTGCTGTTCTGCGACTGGCGTGGCGTGCCTGAAGGTGCCGCCTACTCCTGGTCGTCGAATGGCAGGGTGGGTGCTCGACAACGCGCCCAGACCGGGCTGACAGTGCCGCGACGCAAGAACGCGTGGGGCAGGATCGTTTCGGCAAAGATCAAGGGGCAAGCTCAGGTTCTCCAGGACTTGGGGGCGGATGGTTGTGGTGAGTTGACTGCGCTTGCCGCTCAGGTACGTTCAGGAGATCCGGGCAATCTGGAAGCTCAAGCCGCTCGACTCTACTGGACTCGACTCATGGACAAGGGGCAGCATCGCGACCCCGGTTCGCGCGCGGGGCCAGGTTGGAATGGCTGTCTTGACTATGGGTATGCGATTCTGCGAGGGCACGGTGTTCGTGCGGTGCTGGCGGCTGGCATGCTCCCAGCACTCGGGATCTTCCATCGAGGTCGGTCAAACGGCTTTGCACTCGTGGATGACTTGATGGAGCCGTTCCGGCCAGCGGTGGACGATGTGGTGTTCCGGTTGTCGAGCGATGCTGATCCCTCGGACCGCGAGGTGAAACGCGCATTGGTTTCAGCAGCTGGGCGAGCCTTCGGGTCGGATGGTTTGACTGTTCCCTCCGCATTCTTGGCGCTTGCGCAGCAGTTCGGCCAGTACTGTGAGGGAGAGGTCGAGCGTCTCGCTGTCCCGCATTGGCGCGGGCCTTCGGACGACATGTCGATGGATGCCGCCAGTGGCTGA
- the cas9 gene encoding type II CRISPR RNA-guided endonuclease Cas9 (Cas9, originally named Csn1, is the large, multifunctional signature protein of type II CRISPR/Cas systems. It is well known even to general audiences because its RNA-guided endonuclease activity has made it a popular tool for custom editing of eukaryotic genomes.), with product MTEISVESSRRYRVGIDVGTHSTGFCALEVGDDDRPISLLNSMVFIHDSGIDPSGDKRAETRKAVSGVARRTRRLIRTRRRRLEALDRLLESLGWPIIDLAEQQDPLLPWRTRALLLDRRFEDQGERLCALSIAVRHIARHRGWRSPYSRVESLLTPAPDSQQLVDLRERVAKCLEQEVADDASPGQVINQYVESCPTGKIRGAEGILSGKLMQSDNARELLNMFKVQEISDEVANRVLRAVFDAKSPRGSAAGRVGKDALPGQGRLRRAEKAHPTFQRFRIVSVLTNLRVREGRSERRLTPAELAGLVDYLLILGVDKEVTWGDLADQLGIVRTDLRGTAKQGPDGEPALVRPPVDVTSKVIMGSRIDWLETWWTSASEVQRGALVDLLSASGGSSEDSELDHECALLFETASEEDLARLDDLSLPQGRAAYSVDSLERLTETMLREGCDLTEARSKVFGVPSDWTPPAEDVGEPVGNPAVDRVLKQVSRWLEGALRQWGTPLSVNIEHVRHALGSERAVREANQERLKRERANEKLVEEMHQALDISGKVRRSDVIRYKAITRQNCQCLYCGDPITYQTMEMDHIVPRASGASSNTMMNLVAVCRRCNHSKGKIPFAVWAAGDKAVGVSVEEAKQRVRMWVRDAGMSPKSFGRLKAAVLERLKVKVPDEELDARSLESVAWMANELRFRIEHRFKLSGENVDVCVYRGALTAEARRASGFEGRVNLIGSGGKTRLDRRHHAMDALTIALMNRSVARTIALRMELRNAQRVTGEQETWKSFHGAEAASCAQWERWEERMLHASELFNLAITADAIPIHENIRLRAGSGAVHDAKVRKLLRRPLGSELTAELIERASTPALWTALTRHPAFDPKTGLPADPDRLIKLNGRRVCAADTIEFFPTAAACVAVRGGYALLGESAHHARIYKLTGAKKPTYGMVRVYQIDVAQLRGQDLFSAPLSLSSVSVRAAEPKVKQALANGTAEQVGWLVEGDELEVTPTGFTTGMIADFMKEYPQCTRWRVAGFADQAIIRLRPRVLSAEGEAAEKFSKSVRELLSGQGWRPAVNKLFGGQEVRVIRRNALGQPRYSSRRGLPSSGVIG from the coding sequence ATGACTGAGATCAGCGTTGAATCATCCCGTCGGTATCGTGTGGGCATTGATGTGGGGACCCACTCCACAGGTTTCTGTGCGTTGGAAGTGGGCGATGACGACCGCCCGATTTCTCTCTTGAATTCAATGGTGTTCATCCATGATTCGGGGATTGACCCATCGGGGGACAAGCGCGCGGAGACACGGAAGGCTGTCTCAGGCGTCGCCCGGCGGACTCGAAGGCTCATCCGAACTCGCCGCCGGCGCCTGGAGGCACTGGACCGCTTGCTTGAGTCCCTTGGCTGGCCGATCATCGACCTTGCCGAACAGCAGGACCCGCTTCTGCCTTGGCGGACACGGGCGCTGCTCCTCGACCGGCGATTCGAGGACCAAGGCGAGCGGCTGTGCGCCCTGTCGATCGCCGTTCGTCACATTGCGCGCCATCGAGGCTGGCGCAGCCCGTACTCCCGGGTCGAATCTTTGCTGACGCCTGCTCCGGACAGTCAACAGCTGGTCGATTTGCGGGAGCGTGTCGCGAAGTGCCTTGAGCAGGAGGTCGCCGATGACGCATCGCCCGGGCAGGTCATCAATCAGTACGTGGAGTCCTGTCCCACGGGGAAGATTCGTGGGGCCGAAGGGATCCTCTCGGGCAAGCTCATGCAGTCCGACAACGCTCGAGAACTCTTGAACATGTTCAAGGTCCAGGAGATCTCGGACGAGGTGGCCAATCGTGTTCTCCGAGCGGTGTTCGATGCGAAGTCTCCGAGAGGCAGTGCAGCGGGTCGTGTGGGCAAGGACGCTCTGCCGGGGCAGGGAAGGCTCCGCCGTGCGGAGAAGGCCCACCCCACCTTCCAGCGCTTCAGGATCGTGTCAGTGCTGACCAACTTGCGTGTGCGAGAAGGGCGCAGTGAACGACGTTTGACTCCGGCAGAGCTTGCCGGTCTTGTCGACTACCTACTGATCCTGGGCGTGGACAAAGAGGTCACATGGGGAGACCTGGCTGACCAACTGGGCATCGTTCGTACCGATCTTCGGGGCACGGCGAAACAGGGGCCGGATGGGGAGCCGGCGCTGGTTCGTCCTCCAGTTGATGTCACCTCCAAAGTGATAATGGGCTCAAGAATCGATTGGTTGGAAACTTGGTGGACATCCGCATCGGAGGTGCAACGGGGCGCGTTGGTGGACCTTCTGTCGGCCAGTGGTGGGTCGTCCGAGGACTCTGAACTCGACCATGAATGCGCCCTCCTGTTCGAGACGGCTTCCGAGGAAGACTTGGCGCGGCTGGACGACCTGTCTTTGCCGCAAGGGCGTGCTGCATACTCAGTCGACTCGCTGGAGCGTTTGACCGAGACGATGCTACGCGAAGGGTGTGACCTCACTGAAGCCAGAAGCAAGGTCTTCGGGGTCCCCAGTGACTGGACGCCTCCGGCGGAAGATGTCGGTGAACCTGTCGGCAATCCTGCGGTCGACAGGGTCCTGAAGCAGGTCAGTCGTTGGCTGGAAGGAGCCCTTCGGCAATGGGGGACTCCGCTCTCGGTGAACATCGAGCACGTTCGTCACGCACTTGGGAGTGAACGGGCAGTTCGTGAGGCCAACCAGGAACGTTTGAAGCGTGAGCGGGCCAATGAGAAGCTGGTGGAGGAGATGCACCAGGCCCTGGACATCAGCGGCAAAGTGCGTCGGTCTGATGTGATTCGATACAAGGCCATCACTCGCCAGAACTGTCAGTGCCTCTACTGTGGTGACCCGATCACCTACCAGACGATGGAAATGGATCACATCGTTCCCCGCGCCAGTGGGGCTTCCTCGAACACGATGATGAACCTTGTGGCGGTCTGTCGGCGCTGCAATCATTCAAAGGGGAAGATCCCCTTCGCAGTGTGGGCTGCTGGCGACAAGGCAGTCGGAGTCTCTGTCGAGGAAGCGAAGCAGCGAGTCCGCATGTGGGTGCGGGACGCGGGCATGAGCCCCAAGTCATTCGGGCGACTGAAGGCCGCTGTTTTGGAGCGTCTGAAGGTGAAGGTGCCCGATGAAGAACTCGATGCTCGTTCACTTGAGTCTGTCGCCTGGATGGCCAACGAGTTGCGCTTCCGTATCGAGCACCGCTTCAAGCTGAGTGGTGAGAACGTCGACGTGTGTGTCTATCGAGGTGCGCTGACTGCTGAGGCCCGTAGGGCAAGTGGCTTCGAAGGGCGGGTGAATCTCATCGGTTCGGGCGGCAAGACCAGACTCGACCGTCGTCATCATGCAATGGATGCTCTGACGATCGCGCTGATGAACCGATCGGTGGCACGCACCATCGCTTTGCGGATGGAACTCAGGAATGCGCAACGGGTGACCGGTGAGCAGGAGACCTGGAAGTCCTTCCATGGCGCGGAGGCAGCATCCTGCGCGCAGTGGGAACGCTGGGAAGAGCGCATGCTTCATGCTTCGGAGCTCTTCAACTTGGCGATCACTGCAGACGCCATTCCGATCCATGAGAACATTCGGCTTCGGGCAGGCAGTGGCGCAGTCCATGACGCGAAGGTCAGGAAACTGCTTCGTCGCCCCCTGGGATCAGAACTCACTGCTGAGCTGATCGAGCGAGCGTCCACGCCGGCACTGTGGACCGCGTTGACCCGGCATCCGGCGTTCGACCCGAAGACGGGCCTGCCCGCAGACCCAGATCGCCTTATCAAGTTGAACGGCAGACGCGTTTGTGCAGCGGACACGATCGAGTTCTTCCCAACCGCCGCGGCTTGTGTGGCGGTGCGTGGCGGTTACGCGCTGCTGGGCGAGAGTGCCCATCACGCCAGGATCTACAAGCTGACTGGGGCGAAGAAGCCGACCTACGGGATGGTCCGGGTGTACCAGATCGATGTGGCGCAGCTTCGTGGGCAGGATCTGTTCTCCGCGCCCTTGTCACTGTCTTCCGTCTCTGTTCGAGCCGCAGAGCCGAAGGTCAAGCAGGCACTTGCCAATGGAACTGCGGAGCAAGTCGGGTGGCTTGTTGAGGGCGATGAGCTGGAGGTGACGCCAACCGGATTCACGACGGGCATGATTGCGGACTTCATGAAGGAGTATCCACAGTGCACAAGGTGGCGGGTTGCGGGATTTGCAGATCAAGCCATAATTCGTCTTCGGCCGCGAGTGCTTTCGGCCGAGGGGGAGGCGGCTGAGAAGTTTTCGAAGAGTGTGCGAGAACTCCTTTCGGGTCAAGGTTGGAGACCAGCTGTCAACAAGCTGTTTGGTGGTCAGGAGGTGCGGGTCATTCGTCGGAATGCTCTTGGGCAGCCGAGGTACTCGAGTAGGCGTGGTCTTCCATCCTCTGGAGTGATTGGGTGA